Proteins encoded within one genomic window of Sphingomonas cannabina:
- a CDS encoding tryptophan halogenase family protein — translation MTGESPAPPITRVVIVGGGTAGWMTAAALSRLTAAGVSVTLVESDEIGTVGVGEATIPPLLDFNRSLGIDEDAFVRATQATFKLGIELVGWGRESDRYIHPFGTIGRDAEGVEFHQIWLRQSRLPGAAGDVGPIGDYSLATVAARMGRFARPSSDPAAVLSSLSYAFHFDAGLYARFLRGFAEDGGVTRIEGKIVAVEQDPASGFITAVKLEDGRAIGGELFVDCSGFRSMLLGGTLGVPYRSWQHWLPCDRAIAVPSARAGAAPPYTRATAGKAGWRWRIPLQHRVGNGHVYSSAHLSDAEAEQVLLEGLDGAPMAEPRRLRFVAGRRERLWDRNCVAIGLAAGFIEPLESTSIHLIQSGITRLMALFPDSGFAQREIDEYNRWLVREYEQVRDFVVLHYHATERDDSDFWNHCRTMPIPDSLAERIELWRGKARIFREQGDLFTEDSWIAVLMGQNVIPQSFDPLVHALPVAESARFLQHLRHVIARTAAAMPTHEDFIARHCAAVKQEAA, via the coding sequence ATGACCGGCGAGAGTCCGGCGCCGCCAATCACCCGGGTCGTCATCGTCGGCGGCGGCACGGCCGGCTGGATGACGGCGGCGGCGCTGTCGCGGCTGACTGCGGCCGGCGTGTCGGTGACTTTGGTCGAATCCGACGAGATCGGCACGGTCGGCGTCGGCGAGGCCACTATCCCGCCGCTGCTCGATTTCAACCGTTCCCTGGGGATCGACGAGGACGCGTTCGTCCGCGCGACGCAGGCGACGTTCAAGCTGGGCATCGAGCTCGTCGGCTGGGGCAGGGAGAGCGATCGCTACATCCATCCGTTCGGCACGATCGGCCGCGATGCGGAGGGGGTGGAGTTCCACCAGATCTGGCTGCGCCAGTCGCGCTTGCCCGGCGCGGCCGGCGACGTCGGGCCGATCGGCGATTATTCGCTGGCGACGGTCGCGGCGCGGATGGGGAGGTTCGCCCGCCCGTCGTCCGATCCCGCAGCGGTGCTGTCGTCGCTCAGCTATGCCTTCCATTTCGACGCCGGCCTTTATGCCCGTTTCCTGCGCGGCTTCGCCGAGGACGGCGGCGTCACGCGGATCGAAGGGAAGATCGTCGCCGTCGAGCAGGACCCGGCCAGCGGCTTCATCACCGCCGTGAAGCTGGAGGACGGCCGCGCGATCGGCGGCGAGCTCTTCGTCGATTGCAGCGGCTTCCGGTCGATGCTGCTCGGCGGAACGCTGGGCGTACCCTACCGCAGCTGGCAGCACTGGCTGCCGTGCGACCGCGCCATCGCCGTGCCGAGCGCGCGTGCGGGCGCGGCTCCTCCCTATACCCGGGCCACGGCGGGCAAGGCCGGATGGCGCTGGCGCATTCCGCTGCAGCATCGCGTGGGCAACGGGCATGTCTATTCGAGCGCGCATCTGAGCGACGCTGAGGCGGAGCAGGTGTTGCTCGAAGGGCTGGACGGTGCGCCGATGGCCGAGCCGCGCCGGCTGCGCTTCGTCGCTGGGCGGCGCGAGCGCCTGTGGGACCGGAACTGCGTCGCGATCGGGCTGGCCGCCGGCTTCATCGAGCCGCTGGAATCGACCAGCATCCATCTCATCCAGTCGGGCATCACCCGCCTGATGGCGCTGTTCCCCGACAGCGGCTTCGCGCAGCGCGAGATCGACGAATACAACCGCTGGCTGGTCCGCGAATATGAGCAGGTCCGCGACTTCGTCGTCCTCCACTATCACGCCACCGAGCGCGACGATTCCGATTTCTGGAACCACTGCCGGACGATGCCGATCCCCGACAGCCTGGCGGAGCGGATCGAGCTGTGGCGCGGCAAGGCGCGCATCTTCCGCGAGCAGGGCGACCTGTTCACCGAGGACAGCTGGATCGCGGTGCTGATGGGGCAGAATGTGATCCCCCAGTCTTTCGACCCGCTGGTCCACGCGCTGCCGGTCGCGGAGAGTGCGCGTTTCCTGCAGCACCTGCGCCACGTCATCGCCCGGACCGCCGCGGCGATGCCGACGCACGAGGATTTCATCGCCCGCCATTGTGCCGCCGTAAAGCAGGAAGCCGCATGA
- a CDS encoding glycoside hydrolase family 31 protein, which translates to MTLRRILVASTILAIASPAAAQSLGTVDRNGSIVAVEPYAPNIVHVTIALDPKEVAAGAGYGISAKPDAGGWTHRADAEGDTYSSPALSVTVAAQPWPKPPTQMERYFAPSLPPVSIVIRGADGREVTRMGGWEMAPHKVNGEATFRVGASFGDTPGTHYYGLGQNQEGILDLRGRTIDCRHYYDAPAGETVCVPFLVTDKGYGIVWDNPSVTTVFPGLHNRTHFQSEVGERVSFFVITGKSADDLYAGYAKLTGATPLPPKAAFGLIQSKARYETQAELLGIAEGYRKRGYPLDVMVLDWFSWTRMGQLDIDRNAFPDPAAMNRQLHDAGMHSILSVWPRFERESRYYNMLAARGWFLKDKDGDPVDGLAVRSDRAGALLDSTNPEARGWFWGKIRDNLASQGFDWFWLDETEPDLVPSGYFYSVGSGDRYYNLYPLVHTAGVAEGSAKDRPGFRNLILARAAYLGAQASGAIFWTSDVQSTWEALRRQVPANLNMAASGIAYTSSDTGGWQWPNGPEAQRPVLVDPAGATAMSPSYRDYPELFVRWFQLNSFTPTLRIHGQRPATAIWEYGKAAEPILADFLKLRYRLMPYLYSLGYGTYRTGAPFMRALFMDFPGDPNVAAISDQYMFGPAFLVAPVLDQGATSRRVYLPAGTDWYDWWTNERHPGGQWIDAAAPIDRIPLFVRAGSIVPLGADVPNTAARQPLSEIRVYPGADATFTIYDDDGVTNDYRKGAGRSADLRWDERAKRLTGSGKLPTGQGVDSLVRVMGAGPGR; encoded by the coding sequence ATGACGTTGCGCCGCATTCTTGTCGCCAGCACGATCCTGGCGATTGCCAGCCCTGCCGCAGCGCAGTCGCTGGGCACGGTCGATCGCAACGGCAGCATCGTCGCGGTCGAGCCTTATGCGCCCAACATCGTGCATGTGACGATCGCGCTCGATCCCAAGGAGGTCGCGGCGGGCGCGGGCTATGGCATCAGCGCGAAGCCAGACGCGGGCGGGTGGACCCATCGCGCCGATGCCGAGGGCGACACCTACAGCTCGCCGGCATTGTCGGTCACGGTCGCGGCGCAGCCCTGGCCCAAGCCGCCCACGCAGATGGAGCGCTATTTCGCGCCGTCGCTCCCGCCCGTCTCGATCGTGATCCGCGGCGCCGACGGGCGCGAGGTCACCCGCATGGGGGGCTGGGAGATGGCGCCCCACAAGGTGAACGGCGAGGCGACGTTCCGCGTCGGCGCGAGCTTCGGCGATACCCCCGGCACGCATTACTACGGCCTCGGCCAGAACCAGGAGGGCATCCTCGACCTGCGCGGCCGCACGATCGATTGTCGCCACTATTACGACGCCCCGGCCGGCGAGACCGTGTGCGTCCCGTTCCTGGTGACGGACAAGGGCTATGGGATCGTGTGGGACAACCCGTCGGTGACCACCGTTTTCCCCGGCCTGCACAACCGCACGCATTTCCAGTCGGAGGTGGGAGAGCGCGTCTCCTTCTTCGTCATCACCGGCAAGTCCGCCGACGATCTCTATGCCGGCTACGCCAAGCTGACCGGCGCGACGCCGCTGCCGCCCAAGGCGGCGTTCGGGCTCATCCAGTCGAAGGCGCGCTACGAGACCCAGGCCGAGCTGCTCGGCATTGCCGAGGGATATCGCAAGCGCGGCTATCCGCTCGACGTGATGGTGCTCGACTGGTTCTCCTGGACGCGGATGGGGCAGCTCGACATCGACCGCAATGCCTTCCCCGATCCCGCGGCGATGAACCGGCAATTGCACGATGCCGGGATGCACTCGATCCTGTCGGTGTGGCCCCGGTTCGAGCGCGAGAGCCGCTATTACAACATGCTCGCCGCGCGCGGGTGGTTCCTCAAGGACAAGGACGGCGATCCGGTCGACGGCCTGGCGGTACGCTCCGACCGCGCCGGTGCGCTGCTCGACAGCACCAACCCGGAGGCGCGCGGCTGGTTCTGGGGGAAGATCCGCGACAATCTGGCGAGCCAGGGCTTCGACTGGTTCTGGCTCGACGAGACCGAGCCCGACCTTGTCCCGTCCGGCTATTTCTATTCGGTCGGCTCGGGCGACCGCTATTACAACCTCTATCCGCTGGTCCACACCGCGGGCGTGGCGGAAGGGTCGGCGAAGGATCGGCCGGGCTTCCGCAACCTGATCCTCGCCCGCGCGGCCTATCTCGGGGCGCAGGCGTCGGGCGCGATCTTCTGGACCTCCGACGTCCAGTCCACCTGGGAGGCATTGCGGCGGCAGGTGCCCGCCAACCTCAACATGGCGGCGAGCGGCATCGCCTATACCAGCAGCGACACGGGCGGGTGGCAGTGGCCGAACGGACCCGAGGCGCAGCGGCCGGTGCTGGTCGATCCGGCGGGGGCGACGGCGATGTCCCCTTCCTATCGCGACTATCCCGAGCTGTTCGTCCGCTGGTTCCAGCTCAACAGCTTCACGCCGACGCTGCGCATCCACGGGCAGCGCCCCGCGACCGCGATCTGGGAATATGGCAAGGCGGCGGAGCCGATCCTCGCCGATTTCCTCAAGCTGCGCTACCGGCTCATGCCCTATCTCTATTCGCTCGGATACGGGACCTACCGCACCGGCGCGCCGTTCATGCGGGCGCTGTTCATGGATTTCCCCGGCGATCCCAATGTCGCGGCGATATCCGATCAATATATGTTCGGCCCGGCCTTCCTGGTCGCGCCGGTGCTCGATCAGGGCGCGACCAGCCGCCGCGTCTACCTGCCCGCCGGAACCGACTGGTACGACTGGTGGACCAACGAGCGGCATCCGGGCGGGCAGTGGATCGATGCGGCGGCGCCGATCGACCGTATCCCGCTGTTCGTCCGCGCCGGATCGATCGTGCCGCTCGGCGCCGACGTGCCGAACACCGCGGCGCGCCAGCCGCTCAGCGAGATCCGGGTCTATCCGGGGGCGGACGCGACCTTCACAATCTACGACGATGACGGCGTGACGAACGACTATCGGAAGGGCGCCGGCCGGTCCGCCGACCTCAGGTGGGACGAGCGCGCGAAGCGGCTGACCGGCTCCGGCAAGCTGCCGACCGGTCAGGGCGTCGATTCGCTGGTACGGGTCATGGGAGCGGGCCCCGGCCGGTAG
- a CDS encoding TonB-dependent receptor, with protein MSAHTRRRCEATRTGHVRIFGRGDRKMTSTHRQKARQTVRRGVSLAALAAMGIALPAWAAVSDEAAAASQAQTPPQSDSGDSAQSDQSAPRDDIVVTGRRAALEAADERKRRSETIIDSVVADDAGKLPDNSITEVLQRVSGVTIVRFAALNDPDHYSVEGTGIQVRGLTGVASRLNGREIFSANNGRSLQFADVTPELMAAVDVYKASTADLIEGGTGGQIDLRTKVPFDYRDEGFHVAATGDLSMGDLARKADPSGSILVSKRWSTPIGDIGFLGDLAYSRLSSNSHFFRVEPYFRQRISGADYYIPGGYTYGEEQFQRTRTGIYGAVQWAPSDALTFTGTFFQSRYKNRSGDWGAFVSSQTLAVDPATSEFDENNMLVSTPLLFNRDQSTFLPAGLITTGGNKGAYASKTTTKDYSLSFDWSPTDSPLSIKGAIQRVDSSQISDRMDVFRDVQFPAGFGFDLSGDLPVVTMPAGSQARFDNPASYFWAASMPHQEDNSGRLDSANLDLEYKFEDSFFKSIKVGGRAAKRTERDFNNGYNWAALGRGWNGDPQLTYANAAPGDVELHVFKNFFHGQAALPANLMFPTDALVRRFDRAELTASPPAGFCGSPPTDTAPNPLWNDCSAAGPLPQTGYGGFAGIRPIGFVLPIDRVDNETKTYAGYALVRFGSDAIRLSGNVGARVVHIRNEGSGFVQQNAATFIRNGQTQTLLNVAVPRGGKASFTRVLPSINFDYALADNAKIRFGYNITLDLPTFQALRASGSIGAATIGNPGGSNLPNIFTNFTADTGNPLLKPALSNNFDLSFEYYPSAGTSFHLAPFYKRLTNLPIYSLTQRDVTFIFADGTTENASVAATDYSNSSKAATVKGVEVGGRIFFDMLPGLLSGLGFEGNYTYVDSKNPGDTYRDINGVTHSDAPLVGLSKHNFNAVLLYERKAVSARIAYSWRSRYLQTTNSNGTNPTYQYYSAPGVSTPTQIALPIYGANYGQLEAGVRFRVTENFSFNVQGTNLTNSMQRTLMGGYPGGALKGRSWFQADRRISTGISLAF; from the coding sequence GTGAGCGCTCACACACGTAGAAGGTGTGAGGCCACGCGGACAGGCCATGTCCGCATATTCGGGAGAGGGGATCGAAAGATGACATCTACGCATCGGCAGAAGGCGCGTCAGACGGTTAGGCGCGGTGTTTCACTCGCCGCTTTGGCCGCAATGGGGATCGCATTGCCGGCCTGGGCCGCCGTCTCGGACGAAGCGGCCGCGGCGAGCCAGGCTCAGACACCACCGCAGAGTGATTCGGGTGATTCGGCGCAGAGCGACCAAAGCGCGCCTCGTGATGACATCGTTGTCACGGGACGCCGCGCGGCGCTGGAGGCCGCCGACGAGCGCAAGCGCCGGAGCGAGACCATCATCGACTCGGTCGTCGCCGACGACGCCGGCAAGCTCCCGGACAATTCGATCACCGAGGTGCTGCAGCGCGTTTCCGGCGTCACCATCGTGCGCTTCGCCGCGCTCAACGACCCCGATCACTATTCGGTCGAGGGAACGGGCATCCAGGTGCGCGGTCTGACCGGCGTCGCCTCACGGCTCAACGGCCGCGAGATCTTCAGCGCGAACAACGGGCGCTCGCTGCAGTTCGCCGACGTCACGCCGGAGCTGATGGCGGCGGTCGACGTCTACAAGGCATCGACCGCGGACCTGATCGAGGGCGGCACGGGTGGCCAGATCGACCTGCGCACCAAGGTGCCCTTCGATTACCGCGACGAGGGCTTCCACGTTGCCGCGACCGGTGACCTCAGCATGGGCGACCTCGCGCGCAAGGCCGATCCGTCGGGCTCCATCCTGGTCTCGAAGCGCTGGTCGACCCCGATCGGCGACATCGGCTTCCTCGGCGATCTGGCGTACAGCCGTCTCAGCTCCAATTCGCACTTTTTCCGCGTGGAGCCCTATTTCCGGCAGCGCATCTCGGGCGCCGACTATTATATTCCGGGCGGCTATACCTATGGCGAGGAGCAGTTCCAGCGCACCCGCACAGGCATCTACGGCGCCGTGCAGTGGGCGCCATCGGATGCGCTGACCTTCACTGGCACCTTCTTCCAGTCGCGCTACAAGAACCGGTCGGGCGACTGGGGGGCGTTCGTATCGTCGCAGACGCTGGCGGTCGATCCGGCGACCAGCGAGTTCGACGAGAACAACATGTTGGTCTCGACCCCGCTGCTGTTCAATCGCGATCAATCGACGTTCCTGCCGGCCGGCCTGATCACGACCGGCGGCAACAAGGGCGCCTATGCCAGTAAGACGACCACCAAGGATTATTCGCTGAGCTTCGACTGGTCGCCGACGGATAGCCCGCTTTCGATCAAGGGCGCCATTCAGCGCGTCGATTCGAGCCAGATTTCCGACCGCATGGACGTGTTCCGTGACGTCCAGTTCCCGGCGGGCTTCGGGTTCGACCTGAGCGGCGATCTGCCGGTCGTCACCATGCCCGCGGGTTCACAGGCGAGATTCGACAATCCCGCCAGCTATTTCTGGGCGGCGTCGATGCCGCACCAGGAAGATAATAGCGGCCGGCTGGATTCGGCCAACCTCGATCTCGAGTACAAGTTCGAGGACAGCTTCTTCAAATCGATCAAGGTCGGCGGCCGCGCGGCCAAGCGGACCGAGCGCGATTTCAACAATGGCTATAACTGGGCGGCGCTGGGCCGCGGCTGGAATGGCGATCCGCAGCTGACCTATGCGAACGCCGCACCAGGCGACGTCGAGCTCCACGTCTTCAAGAACTTCTTCCATGGCCAGGCGGCGCTGCCGGCGAACCTGATGTTCCCGACCGACGCGCTCGTCCGCCGCTTCGACCGTGCGGAGCTGACGGCCTCGCCGCCCGCGGGTTTCTGCGGTTCGCCGCCGACCGACACGGCGCCGAATCCTCTATGGAACGACTGTTCGGCAGCCGGTCCGCTGCCACAGACCGGCTATGGCGGTTTTGCAGGCATCCGCCCCATCGGTTTCGTGCTGCCGATCGATCGGGTGGACAACGAGACCAAGACTTACGCGGGCTATGCGCTCGTGCGGTTCGGATCCGATGCCATCCGCCTCTCGGGCAATGTCGGCGCGCGCGTCGTTCACATCAGGAACGAGGGGAGCGGCTTCGTCCAGCAGAATGCCGCAACGTTCATCCGCAACGGCCAGACGCAGACGCTCCTCAACGTGGCGGTCCCGCGCGGCGGCAAGGCGTCGTTCACCCGCGTCCTGCCGTCGATCAACTTCGACTATGCGCTGGCCGACAACGCCAAGATTCGCTTCGGCTACAACATCACGCTCGACCTGCCGACGTTCCAGGCGTTGCGCGCGTCAGGCTCGATCGGCGCGGCGACGATCGGCAATCCCGGTGGAAGCAATCTGCCGAATATCTTCACCAATTTCACGGCCGACACGGGGAACCCGCTCCTCAAGCCGGCCCTGTCGAACAATTTCGACCTGTCGTTCGAATATTATCCCAGCGCCGGCACGTCGTTCCATCTGGCGCCGTTCTACAAGCGTCTGACCAACCTGCCGATCTATTCGCTGACGCAGCGTGACGTGACATTCATCTTTGCGGACGGAACCACCGAAAACGCGAGCGTCGCCGCCACCGATTATAGCAATTCGTCCAAGGCCGCGACGGTCAAGGGCGTCGAGGTCGGCGGGCGCATCTTCTTCGATATGTTGCCGGGATTGCTCAGCGGGCTCGGCTTCGAGGGCAACTACACCTACGTCGACAGCAAGAATCCTGGAGACACGTATCGCGACATCAACGGCGTGACCCACAGCGACGCGCCGCTGGTGGGGCTATCGAAGCACAACTTCAATGCCGTACTGTTGTACGAGCGCAAGGCCGTCTCTGCCCGTATCGCTTACTCCTGGCGCTCGCGCTACCTGCAGACGACCAACAGCAACGGCACCAACCCGACCTATCAATATTATTCCGCGCCCGGCGTTTCCACGCCGACCCAGATCGCGTTGCCGATCTATGGCGCCAACTACGGGCAGCTGGAGGCCGGCGTCAGGTTCAGGGTGACGGAGAACTTCTCGTTCAACGTCCAGGGCACCAACCTGACCAATTCGATGCAGCGCACCTTGATGGGCGGCTATCCCGGCGGCGCGCTGAAGGGACGCAGCTGGTTCCAGGCCGATCGGCGCATCAGCACCGGGATCAGCCTGGCGTTCTAG
- a CDS encoding tryptophan halogenase family protein, with translation MAKRVLIVGGGTAGWLTAGYLAKRLSADLPGGVSIRLVESQAIGILGVGEGTFPTIRRTLATIGVDEAEMVRRCGATFKQGAKFVHWRRPPGAGGPDHYLHSFQVTENHNGLDLLPYWLLGVAGDQNWDEVNTPQKKAADAHRAPKLPSHPDFVGPLNYAFHFDAVTLAELLRDQGIANGVQHLVDTVTEVLVDGEGSIAGVRTEANGLLDADLYIDCTGFRAELIGKALGMPYRSCRKVLFCDSAVAMQVPYPRPDHPIASYTISTAQEAGWTWDIGLDKRRGTGHVYSSDHTDDAQAEALLRAYNGPAAEGLEVRKFRFDAGYRETSWHRNCVAIGLSSGFFEPLESTGIILSEVAAAMVANLFPWGGDYETSARQFNAIMRRRYERALDFIKLHYCISERRDTAFWRDNVDPATIPDSLLDLLDRWRFRPPTEIDVDTNIDIFTEPSWQYVLYGMGWKTDLSDRAGLYRYHDEARAAFAEVARQAQFAIANLPSNRELVDYARTRGFGPRAAAA, from the coding sequence ATGGCGAAACGCGTTCTGATCGTAGGCGGCGGCACCGCGGGCTGGCTGACCGCCGGCTATCTGGCGAAGCGCCTGAGCGCCGACCTGCCCGGCGGCGTCTCGATCCGGCTGGTCGAATCGCAGGCGATCGGCATCCTCGGGGTCGGGGAGGGGACCTTCCCGACCATCCGCCGGACGCTGGCTACGATCGGCGTCGACGAGGCCGAGATGGTGCGGCGGTGCGGCGCGACCTTCAAGCAGGGCGCCAAGTTCGTCCACTGGCGCCGTCCGCCCGGCGCGGGCGGTCCGGACCATTATCTTCATTCCTTCCAGGTGACGGAGAACCATAACGGGCTTGACCTGCTTCCCTATTGGCTGCTCGGCGTCGCGGGCGACCAGAACTGGGACGAGGTCAACACGCCGCAGAAGAAGGCGGCGGATGCGCATCGCGCGCCCAAGCTGCCGTCGCACCCCGATTTCGTCGGGCCGCTCAACTATGCCTTCCACTTCGACGCGGTCACGCTCGCGGAGCTGTTGCGCGACCAGGGGATCGCGAACGGGGTGCAGCATCTCGTCGACACCGTCACCGAGGTGCTGGTGGACGGGGAGGGGAGCATCGCCGGCGTGCGGACCGAGGCGAACGGCCTGCTCGATGCCGACCTCTACATCGACTGCACGGGCTTTCGCGCCGAGCTGATCGGCAAGGCGCTCGGCATGCCCTACCGCTCGTGCCGCAAGGTGCTGTTCTGCGACAGCGCGGTCGCGATGCAGGTGCCCTATCCGCGGCCGGATCACCCGATCGCCTCCTACACCATTTCGACCGCGCAGGAGGCCGGCTGGACCTGGGACATCGGCCTCGACAAGCGCCGCGGCACCGGCCACGTCTATTCCTCCGATCATACCGACGACGCGCAGGCGGAAGCATTGCTGCGCGCCTACAACGGCCCCGCGGCGGAGGGGCTGGAGGTCCGCAAGTTCCGTTTCGACGCCGGCTATCGCGAGACCAGCTGGCACAGGAACTGCGTCGCGATCGGCCTCTCCAGCGGCTTCTTCGAGCCGCTCGAGTCGACGGGCATCATCCTGTCCGAGGTGGCGGCGGCGATGGTCGCCAATCTCTTCCCCTGGGGCGGCGACTATGAGACCTCGGCGCGGCAGTTCAACGCGATCATGCGTCGCCGCTACGAGCGCGCGCTCGACTTCATCAAGCTGCACTATTGCATCTCCGAGCGCCGCGACACCGCCTTCTGGCGCGACAATGTCGATCCCGCGACGATCCCCGACAGCCTGCTCGACCTGCTCGACCGCTGGCGCTTCCGTCCGCCGACCGAGATCGACGTCGATACCAACATCGACATCTTCACCGAGCCGAGCTGGCAATATGTGCTCTACGGCATGGGCTGGAAGACCGACCTCAGCGACCGCGCCGGACTCTACCGCTATCATGACGAGGCGCGCGCCGCCTTCGCAGAAGTCGCTCGCCAGGCGCAGTTCGCGATCGCCAACCTGCCGTCGAACCGCGAGCTCGTCGACTATGCCCGGACGCGCGGTTTCGGGCCGCGGGCCGCTGCGGCATGA
- a CDS encoding DUF5597 domain-containing protein, which produces MKARHRPTGPHPILCLILSLLALTAPPAPAQTQQVQPIPKIVSQDGGHALLVDGKPFLIIGAQAHNSSAWPGMLPKVWPAMKYLGVNTVELPVYWEQIEPQPGRFDFGVVDTLIAEARRNDVRLVLLWFGTWKNGSAHYRPEWMKREPRRFPNIVGRDGKAVDSPSPHSKEALEADTKAFSAFMRHLRQADPQRTVIMVQVQNEPGSWGSVRDFSPAAERLFQAAVPEPLLRAIGRTADRGKSWQAVFGDDADETFHAWSVAHYIEQVAAAGKAIYPLPLYANAALKDPLQTGRTPGYEFGGPTHNMLHIWKAAAPSLDVLAPDIYQPPAKVLPVMDQYRRPDNPLFIPETISAAPYARFFYAAIARGAIGYAPFGVDYTVLAADPPGASRLGEADLQQLAMSYRAIGPMMREMAQWAFEGRVHAAIETEDKAPAEIALGRWKAKVRFGVSPRGDPKGNDTPIGRVLVAQLGPDEFVVTGFYAKLEFEPAGKDAGRPWEFLRVEEGQFADGRFQPVRIWNGDETDWGLNFVSAPQVLRVRLATR; this is translated from the coding sequence ATGAAAGCTCGACATCGGCCGACGGGGCCGCATCCCATCCTGTGCCTGATCCTGTCGCTGCTCGCGCTGACGGCACCGCCGGCTCCGGCGCAGACGCAGCAGGTGCAGCCGATCCCGAAGATCGTGTCCCAGGACGGCGGTCACGCCCTCCTCGTCGACGGCAAGCCGTTCCTCATCATCGGCGCCCAGGCGCACAACTCGAGCGCCTGGCCGGGGATGCTGCCGAAGGTGTGGCCGGCGATGAAGTATCTCGGCGTCAACACGGTCGAGCTGCCGGTCTATTGGGAGCAGATCGAGCCGCAGCCCGGCCGGTTCGATTTCGGCGTGGTCGACACGCTGATCGCCGAGGCGCGGCGGAACGACGTCCGGCTGGTGCTGCTGTGGTTCGGCACGTGGAAGAACGGCAGCGCACATTACCGGCCCGAATGGATGAAGCGCGAGCCCCGGCGCTTTCCCAACATCGTCGGCCGCGACGGCAAGGCGGTCGATTCCCCTTCGCCTCACTCGAAGGAAGCGCTGGAGGCCGACACCAAGGCTTTCTCCGCCTTCATGCGGCATCTGCGCCAGGCGGACCCGCAACGCACCGTGATCATGGTTCAGGTCCAGAACGAGCCCGGCAGCTGGGGGTCGGTGCGCGACTTCTCGCCGGCCGCGGAGCGGCTGTTCCAGGCCGCGGTGCCGGAGCCGCTGCTCCGCGCCATCGGCCGCACCGCCGACCGCGGAAAGAGCTGGCAGGCCGTGTTCGGCGACGACGCGGACGAGACCTTCCACGCCTGGTCCGTGGCGCACTACATCGAGCAGGTCGCCGCGGCGGGGAAGGCGATCTACCCGCTGCCGCTCTATGCCAACGCCGCGCTCAAGGATCCGCTGCAGACCGGCCGCACGCCCGGCTACGAGTTCGGCGGGCCGACCCATAACATGCTGCACATCTGGAAGGCCGCGGCGCCGTCGCTCGACGTGCTCGCACCCGACATCTACCAGCCGCCGGCGAAGGTGCTTCCGGTGATGGACCAGTATCGCCGGCCGGACAATCCGCTGTTCATCCCGGAAACGATCTCCGCCGCCCCTTATGCGCGCTTCTTCTATGCGGCGATCGCCAGGGGGGCGATCGGCTATGCCCCCTTCGGCGTCGACTATACCGTGCTCGCCGCCGATCCGCCCGGCGCGTCGCGGCTCGGCGAGGCCGACCTGCAGCAGCTGGCGATGAGCTACCGCGCCATCGGACCGATGATGCGCGAGATGGCGCAATGGGCGTTCGAAGGCAGGGTCCATGCTGCCATCGAGACCGAAGACAAGGCGCCTGCGGAAATCGCCCTGGGCCGCTGGAAGGCGAAGGTCCGGTTCGGGGTCTCTCCGCGCGGCGATCCGAAGGGGAACGATACGCCGATCGGCCGCGTGCTGGTGGCGCAGCTCGGGCCGGACGAGTTCGTCGTCACCGGCTTCTACGCCAAGCTGGAGTTCGAACCCGCCGGCAAGGATGCCGGCCGCCCTTGGGAGTTCCTGAGGGTGGAGGAGGGGCAGTTCGCCGACGGACGCTTCCAGCCCGTCCGCATCTGGAACGGGGACGAGACCGATTGGGGCCTCAACTTCGTCTCGGCTCCACAGGTCCTTCGGGTGAGGCTAGCCACGCGATAG